One region of Nycticebus coucang isolate mNycCou1 chromosome 10, mNycCou1.pri, whole genome shotgun sequence genomic DNA includes:
- the DBP gene encoding D site-binding protein translates to MARPVSDRTSAPLLLGGPTPGGGALLGLRSLLQGTSKPKEPASCLLKEKERKAALPAATVPGPVLETVGPTDAPAGAVVGGGSPRGRPGTVPGSGLLAPLLWERTLPFGDVEYMDLDAFLLEHGLPPSPPPPGGQSPAPSPARTPAPSPGPGSCDSASPRSSPGHAPARAALGAASGHRAGLTSRDTPSPVDPDTVEVLMTFEPDPADLALSSIPGHETFDPRRHRFSEEELKPQPIMKKARKIQVPEEQKDEKYWSRRYKNNEAAKRSRDARRLKENQISVRAAFLEKENALLRQEVVAVRQELSHYRAVLSRYQAQHGAL, encoded by the exons ATGGCGCGGCCTGTGAGCGACAGGACCTCGGCCCCCCTGCTGCTGGGCGGCCCGACTCCAGGCGGGGGAGCGCTGCTTGGGCTGCGAAGCCTTCTGCAGGGGACCAGCAAGCCCAAAGAGCCAGCCAGCT GTCTCCTGAAGGAAAAGGAGCGCAAGGCGGCTCTGCCGGCAGCCACAGTCCCGGGGCCGGTCCTGGAGACCGTAGGCCCGACGGATGCCCCAGCTGGGGCAGTGGTGGGCGGCGGGTCCCCGCGGGGGCGCCCGGGGACTGTGCCTGGCTCGGGCCTGTTGGCGCCGCTGCTGTGGGAGCGCACGCTGCCGTTCGGCGACGTGGAGTACATGGACCTGGACGCCTTCCTCCTGGAACATGGGCTCCCGCCCAGCCCGCCGCCTCCCGGTGGCCAGTCGCCGGCGCCCTCGCCCGCGCGTACGCCCGCACCTTCCCCAGGGCCAGGCTCCTGCGACTCAGCTTCCCCCCGCTCTTCGCCTGGGCACGCCCCCGCCCGGGCTGCCCTCGGGGCCGCCAGCGGTCACCGCGCAG GCTTAACCTCTCGGGACACACCCAGTCCTGTGGACCCAGACACGGTGGAGGTGCTGATGACCTTTGAACCCGACCCAGCAGATCTTGCCCTGTCAAGCATTCCTGGCCATGAGACCTTTGACCCTCGGAGACATCGCTTCTCAGAGGAGGAACTTAAGCCCCAGCCAATCATGAAGAAGGCAAGGAAAATCCAGGTGCCAGAGGAGCAGAAG GACGAGAAGTATTGGAGCCGGCGGTACAAGAACAATGAGGCAGCCAAGAGGTCCCGCGATGCCCGAAGGCTTAAGGAGAACCAGATATCGGTGCGGGCGGCCTTCCTGGAGAAGGAGAACGCCTTGCTGCGGCAAGAGGTGGTAGCTGTGCGCCAAGAGCTGTCCCACTACCGTGCTGTGTTGTCCCGATACCAGGCCCAGCACGGGGCCCTCTGA
- the SPHK2 gene encoding sphingosine kinase 2 isoform X2 yields MNGNLEAEEQQDQALPFLPLIMGVLNSDPCPPPFPQRPDQELTGSWGHRPRSTLDKAEAMAPPPPPLSASTPLLHGEFGSYPARGPRFALTLTSQALHIQRLRPKPEARPRGGLVPLAEVSGCCTLRSRSPSDSAAYFCIYTYPRGRRGGRRRATRTFQADGAATYEENRAEAQRWAIALTCLLRGLPLPGDGEITPELLPRPPRLLLLVNPAGGRGLAWQWCKNHVLPMISEAGLSFNLIQTERQNHARELVQGLCLSEWDGIVTVSGDGLLYEVLNGLLDRPDWEEAVKMPVGILPCGSGNALAGAVNQHGGFEPALGLDLLLNCSLLLCRGGGHPLDLLSVTLASGSRCFSFLSVAWGFISDVDIQSERFRALGSARFTLGTVLGLATLHTYRGRLSYLPATGEPASPTSTHGLPRAKSELTLAPDSAPPVAHSPLHRSVSDLPLPLPQPALASPGSPEPLPILSLNGGGPELAGDWGGAGDAPLSPDPLLSSPPGSPKAALLSPINKDPPEIPPSSGLPPPNPDAPITVSTWGPPDHLLPPLGTPLPPDWVTLEGDFVLLLAISPSHLGADLVAAPHARFDDGLVHLCWVRSGISRATLLRLFLAMERGSHFTLGCPQLGYAAARAFRLEPLTPRGVLTVDGEQVEYGPLQAQMHPGLGTLLTGPPGCPEREP; encoded by the exons ATGAATGGAAACCTTGAAGCAGAGGAACAGCAGGACCAG gccctgcccttccTTCCACTCATCATGGGGGTCCTGAACTCTgacccctgccctcctcccttcccacagAGGCCGGACCAGGAGCTGACTGGGAGCTGGGGTCACAGGCCTAGGAGCACCTTGGacaaggctgaggccatggccccGCCACCACCACCATTGTCTGCCAGCACTCCGCTCCTACATGGCGAGTTTGGCTCCTACCCAGCCCGTGGCCCACGCTTCGCCCTCACTCTCACATCCCAGGCCCTGCACATACAGCGGCTGCGTCCAAAACCTGAAGCTCGGCCCCGTGGTGGCCTGGTCCCACTGGCTGAGGTCTCAGGCTGCTGCACCCTGCGAAGCCGCAGCCCCTCAGACTCAGCAGCCTACTTCTGCATCTACACCTACCCTCGGGGCCGGCGTGGGGGCCGGCGCAGAGCCACCCGCACCTTTCAGGCAGACGGGGCAGCCACTTATGAAGAGAATCGAGCTGAGGCCCAGCGCTGGGCCATTGCCCTCACATGTCTGCTCCGAGGACTGCCGCTGCCTGGGGATGGGG AGATCACCCCTGAGCTTCTGCCGAGGCCACCTCGATTGCTCCTGCTGGTCAATCCTGCTGGGGGGCGGGGCCTGGCCTGGCAGTGGTGTAAGAACCACGTGCTGCCCATGATTTCTGAAGCTGGGCTATCTTTCAACCTCATACAGACAG AACGACAGAACCACGCCCGGGAGCTGGTCCAAGGACTGTGCCTGAGTGAGTGGGACGGCATCGTCACGGTCTCAGGAGATGGGCTGCTCTATGAG GTGCTGAACGGGCTCCTAGATCGCCCCGACTGGGAAGAGGCTGTGAAGATGCCTGTCGGTATTCTCCCTTGTGGCTCAGGCAATGCGCTGGCCGGAGCAGTGAACCAGCATGGGGG GTTTGAGCCAGCCCTGGGTCTCGACTTGCTGCTCAATTGCTCACTGCTGCTCTGCCGAGGTGGTGGCCACCCACTGGACCTGCTCTCCGTGACACTGGCCTCAGGCTCCCGCTGTTTCTCCTTCCTGTCTGTGGCCTGGGGCTTCATATCAGATGTGGATATCCAAAGCGAGCGCTTCAGGGCCCTGGGCAGTGCCCGTTTCACACTTGGCACAGTGCTGGGCCTTGCCACCCTGCACACTTACCGTGGACGCCTCTCCTATCTCCCTGCCACTGGGGAGCCTGCCTCACCCACCTCCACCCATGGCCTGCCCCGAGCCAAGTCAGAGCTGACCCTGGCCCCAGATTCAGCCCCACCTGTGGCCCACTCACCCCTGCATCGCTCAGTGTCtgacctgcccctgcccctgccccagcctgcccTAGCTTCCCCTGGCTCTCCTGAACCCCTGCCCATCCTGTCCCTCAATGGTGGGGGCCCAGAGCTGGCTGGGgactggggtggggctggggatgCTCCACTGTCCCCAGATCCACTGCTGTCCTCACCACCAGGTTCTCCCAAGGCAGCTCTACTCTCACCTATTAACAAAGATCCCCCAGAAATCCCCCCATCTTCTGGCCTCCCGCCTCCCAACCCTGACGCTCCAATAACAGTCTCTACCTGGGGCCCACCTGACCACTTGCTGCCTCCACTGGGCACTCCACTGCCCCCAGACTGGGTGACTCTGGAAGGAGACTTTGTGCTCCTGCTGGCCATATCACCCAGCCACCTGGGTGCAGACCTGGTAGCGGCGCCCCATGCGCGTTTTGACGATGGCCTGGTGCATCTGTGTTGGGTGCGAAGTGGCATCTCACGGGCCACATTACTGCGCCTTTTCCTGGCCATGGAGCGTGGTAGCCACTTCACCCTGGGCTGTCCGCAGCTGGGCTACGCTGCAGCCCGTGCCTTCCGACTCGAACCGCTCACTCCTCGCGGCGTGCTTACGGTGGACGGGGAGCAGGTGGAATATGGGCCGCTGCAGGCGCAGATGCATCCTGGCCTTGGTACTCTGCTCACTGGGCCTCCTGGTTGTCCTGAGAGGGAGCCCTGA
- the SPHK2 gene encoding sphingosine kinase 2 isoform X3 has product MNGNLEAEEQQDQRPDQELTGSWGHRPRSTLDKAEAMAPPPPPLSASTPLLHGEFGSYPARGPRFALTLTSQALHIQRLRPKPEARPRGGLVPLAEVSGCCTLRSRSPSDSAAYFCIYTYPRGRRGGRRRATRTFQADGAATYEENRAEAQRWAIALTCLLRGLPLPGDGEITPELLPRPPRLLLLVNPAGGRGLAWQWCKNHVLPMISEAGLSFNLIQTERQNHARELVQGLCLSEWDGIVTVSGDGLLYEVLNGLLDRPDWEEAVKMPVGILPCGSGNALAGAVNQHGGFEPALGLDLLLNCSLLLCRGGGHPLDLLSVTLASGSRCFSFLSVAWGFISDVDIQSERFRALGSARFTLGTVLGLATLHTYRGRLSYLPATGEPASPTSTHGLPRAKSELTLAPDSAPPVAHSPLHRSVSDLPLPLPQPALASPGSPEPLPILSLNGGGPELAGDWGGAGDAPLSPDPLLSSPPGSPKAALLSPINKDPPEIPPSSGLPPPNPDAPITVSTWGPPDHLLPPLGTPLPPDWVTLEGDFVLLLAISPSHLGADLVAAPHARFDDGLVHLCWVRSGISRATLLRLFLAMERGSHFTLGCPQLGYAAARAFRLEPLTPRGVLTVDGEQVEYGPLQAQMHPGLGTLLTGPPGCPEREP; this is encoded by the exons ATGAATGGAAACCTTGAAGCAGAGGAACAGCAGGACCAG AGGCCGGACCAGGAGCTGACTGGGAGCTGGGGTCACAGGCCTAGGAGCACCTTGGacaaggctgaggccatggccccGCCACCACCACCATTGTCTGCCAGCACTCCGCTCCTACATGGCGAGTTTGGCTCCTACCCAGCCCGTGGCCCACGCTTCGCCCTCACTCTCACATCCCAGGCCCTGCACATACAGCGGCTGCGTCCAAAACCTGAAGCTCGGCCCCGTGGTGGCCTGGTCCCACTGGCTGAGGTCTCAGGCTGCTGCACCCTGCGAAGCCGCAGCCCCTCAGACTCAGCAGCCTACTTCTGCATCTACACCTACCCTCGGGGCCGGCGTGGGGGCCGGCGCAGAGCCACCCGCACCTTTCAGGCAGACGGGGCAGCCACTTATGAAGAGAATCGAGCTGAGGCCCAGCGCTGGGCCATTGCCCTCACATGTCTGCTCCGAGGACTGCCGCTGCCTGGGGATGGGG AGATCACCCCTGAGCTTCTGCCGAGGCCACCTCGATTGCTCCTGCTGGTCAATCCTGCTGGGGGGCGGGGCCTGGCCTGGCAGTGGTGTAAGAACCACGTGCTGCCCATGATTTCTGAAGCTGGGCTATCTTTCAACCTCATACAGACAG AACGACAGAACCACGCCCGGGAGCTGGTCCAAGGACTGTGCCTGAGTGAGTGGGACGGCATCGTCACGGTCTCAGGAGATGGGCTGCTCTATGAG GTGCTGAACGGGCTCCTAGATCGCCCCGACTGGGAAGAGGCTGTGAAGATGCCTGTCGGTATTCTCCCTTGTGGCTCAGGCAATGCGCTGGCCGGAGCAGTGAACCAGCATGGGGG GTTTGAGCCAGCCCTGGGTCTCGACTTGCTGCTCAATTGCTCACTGCTGCTCTGCCGAGGTGGTGGCCACCCACTGGACCTGCTCTCCGTGACACTGGCCTCAGGCTCCCGCTGTTTCTCCTTCCTGTCTGTGGCCTGGGGCTTCATATCAGATGTGGATATCCAAAGCGAGCGCTTCAGGGCCCTGGGCAGTGCCCGTTTCACACTTGGCACAGTGCTGGGCCTTGCCACCCTGCACACTTACCGTGGACGCCTCTCCTATCTCCCTGCCACTGGGGAGCCTGCCTCACCCACCTCCACCCATGGCCTGCCCCGAGCCAAGTCAGAGCTGACCCTGGCCCCAGATTCAGCCCCACCTGTGGCCCACTCACCCCTGCATCGCTCAGTGTCtgacctgcccctgcccctgccccagcctgcccTAGCTTCCCCTGGCTCTCCTGAACCCCTGCCCATCCTGTCCCTCAATGGTGGGGGCCCAGAGCTGGCTGGGgactggggtggggctggggatgCTCCACTGTCCCCAGATCCACTGCTGTCCTCACCACCAGGTTCTCCCAAGGCAGCTCTACTCTCACCTATTAACAAAGATCCCCCAGAAATCCCCCCATCTTCTGGCCTCCCGCCTCCCAACCCTGACGCTCCAATAACAGTCTCTACCTGGGGCCCACCTGACCACTTGCTGCCTCCACTGGGCACTCCACTGCCCCCAGACTGGGTGACTCTGGAAGGAGACTTTGTGCTCCTGCTGGCCATATCACCCAGCCACCTGGGTGCAGACCTGGTAGCGGCGCCCCATGCGCGTTTTGACGATGGCCTGGTGCATCTGTGTTGGGTGCGAAGTGGCATCTCACGGGCCACATTACTGCGCCTTTTCCTGGCCATGGAGCGTGGTAGCCACTTCACCCTGGGCTGTCCGCAGCTGGGCTACGCTGCAGCCCGTGCCTTCCGACTCGAACCGCTCACTCCTCGCGGCGTGCTTACGGTGGACGGGGAGCAGGTGGAATATGGGCCGCTGCAGGCGCAGATGCATCCTGGCCTTGGTACTCTGCTCACTGGGCCTCCTGGTTGTCCTGAGAGGGAGCCCTGA
- the SPHK2 gene encoding sphingosine kinase 2 isoform X1 — MHTLPPPLGLMGAVGADLRGCVEEDLACEEGAGVGAETRVGRLRNREEQRRRPGAGRPDQELTGSWGHRPRSTLDKAEAMAPPPPPLSASTPLLHGEFGSYPARGPRFALTLTSQALHIQRLRPKPEARPRGGLVPLAEVSGCCTLRSRSPSDSAAYFCIYTYPRGRRGGRRRATRTFQADGAATYEENRAEAQRWAIALTCLLRGLPLPGDGEITPELLPRPPRLLLLVNPAGGRGLAWQWCKNHVLPMISEAGLSFNLIQTERQNHARELVQGLCLSEWDGIVTVSGDGLLYEVLNGLLDRPDWEEAVKMPVGILPCGSGNALAGAVNQHGGFEPALGLDLLLNCSLLLCRGGGHPLDLLSVTLASGSRCFSFLSVAWGFISDVDIQSERFRALGSARFTLGTVLGLATLHTYRGRLSYLPATGEPASPTSTHGLPRAKSELTLAPDSAPPVAHSPLHRSVSDLPLPLPQPALASPGSPEPLPILSLNGGGPELAGDWGGAGDAPLSPDPLLSSPPGSPKAALLSPINKDPPEIPPSSGLPPPNPDAPITVSTWGPPDHLLPPLGTPLPPDWVTLEGDFVLLLAISPSHLGADLVAAPHARFDDGLVHLCWVRSGISRATLLRLFLAMERGSHFTLGCPQLGYAAARAFRLEPLTPRGVLTVDGEQVEYGPLQAQMHPGLGTLLTGPPGCPEREP; from the exons ATgcacaccctccccccacccctgggtCTAATGGGGGCGGTTGGTGCGGACTTGAGGGGCTGCGTGGAGGAGGACCTGGCGTGTGAGGAGGGTGCGGGGGTCGGTGCAGAGACCAGAGTCGGAAGACTAAGGAACCGAGAGGAACAGAGACGCAGACCTGGGGCTGGG AGGCCGGACCAGGAGCTGACTGGGAGCTGGGGTCACAGGCCTAGGAGCACCTTGGacaaggctgaggccatggccccGCCACCACCACCATTGTCTGCCAGCACTCCGCTCCTACATGGCGAGTTTGGCTCCTACCCAGCCCGTGGCCCACGCTTCGCCCTCACTCTCACATCCCAGGCCCTGCACATACAGCGGCTGCGTCCAAAACCTGAAGCTCGGCCCCGTGGTGGCCTGGTCCCACTGGCTGAGGTCTCAGGCTGCTGCACCCTGCGAAGCCGCAGCCCCTCAGACTCAGCAGCCTACTTCTGCATCTACACCTACCCTCGGGGCCGGCGTGGGGGCCGGCGCAGAGCCACCCGCACCTTTCAGGCAGACGGGGCAGCCACTTATGAAGAGAATCGAGCTGAGGCCCAGCGCTGGGCCATTGCCCTCACATGTCTGCTCCGAGGACTGCCGCTGCCTGGGGATGGGG AGATCACCCCTGAGCTTCTGCCGAGGCCACCTCGATTGCTCCTGCTGGTCAATCCTGCTGGGGGGCGGGGCCTGGCCTGGCAGTGGTGTAAGAACCACGTGCTGCCCATGATTTCTGAAGCTGGGCTATCTTTCAACCTCATACAGACAG AACGACAGAACCACGCCCGGGAGCTGGTCCAAGGACTGTGCCTGAGTGAGTGGGACGGCATCGTCACGGTCTCAGGAGATGGGCTGCTCTATGAG GTGCTGAACGGGCTCCTAGATCGCCCCGACTGGGAAGAGGCTGTGAAGATGCCTGTCGGTATTCTCCCTTGTGGCTCAGGCAATGCGCTGGCCGGAGCAGTGAACCAGCATGGGGG GTTTGAGCCAGCCCTGGGTCTCGACTTGCTGCTCAATTGCTCACTGCTGCTCTGCCGAGGTGGTGGCCACCCACTGGACCTGCTCTCCGTGACACTGGCCTCAGGCTCCCGCTGTTTCTCCTTCCTGTCTGTGGCCTGGGGCTTCATATCAGATGTGGATATCCAAAGCGAGCGCTTCAGGGCCCTGGGCAGTGCCCGTTTCACACTTGGCACAGTGCTGGGCCTTGCCACCCTGCACACTTACCGTGGACGCCTCTCCTATCTCCCTGCCACTGGGGAGCCTGCCTCACCCACCTCCACCCATGGCCTGCCCCGAGCCAAGTCAGAGCTGACCCTGGCCCCAGATTCAGCCCCACCTGTGGCCCACTCACCCCTGCATCGCTCAGTGTCtgacctgcccctgcccctgccccagcctgcccTAGCTTCCCCTGGCTCTCCTGAACCCCTGCCCATCCTGTCCCTCAATGGTGGGGGCCCAGAGCTGGCTGGGgactggggtggggctggggatgCTCCACTGTCCCCAGATCCACTGCTGTCCTCACCACCAGGTTCTCCCAAGGCAGCTCTACTCTCACCTATTAACAAAGATCCCCCAGAAATCCCCCCATCTTCTGGCCTCCCGCCTCCCAACCCTGACGCTCCAATAACAGTCTCTACCTGGGGCCCACCTGACCACTTGCTGCCTCCACTGGGCACTCCACTGCCCCCAGACTGGGTGACTCTGGAAGGAGACTTTGTGCTCCTGCTGGCCATATCACCCAGCCACCTGGGTGCAGACCTGGTAGCGGCGCCCCATGCGCGTTTTGACGATGGCCTGGTGCATCTGTGTTGGGTGCGAAGTGGCATCTCACGGGCCACATTACTGCGCCTTTTCCTGGCCATGGAGCGTGGTAGCCACTTCACCCTGGGCTGTCCGCAGCTGGGCTACGCTGCAGCCCGTGCCTTCCGACTCGAACCGCTCACTCCTCGCGGCGTGCTTACGGTGGACGGGGAGCAGGTGGAATATGGGCCGCTGCAGGCGCAGATGCATCCTGGCCTTGGTACTCTGCTCACTGGGCCTCCTGGTTGTCCTGAGAGGGAGCCCTGA
- the SPHK2 gene encoding sphingosine kinase 2 isoform X4, with product MAPPPPPLSASTPLLHGEFGSYPARGPRFALTLTSQALHIQRLRPKPEARPRGGLVPLAEVSGCCTLRSRSPSDSAAYFCIYTYPRGRRGGRRRATRTFQADGAATYEENRAEAQRWAIALTCLLRGLPLPGDGEITPELLPRPPRLLLLVNPAGGRGLAWQWCKNHVLPMISEAGLSFNLIQTERQNHARELVQGLCLSEWDGIVTVSGDGLLYEVLNGLLDRPDWEEAVKMPVGILPCGSGNALAGAVNQHGGFEPALGLDLLLNCSLLLCRGGGHPLDLLSVTLASGSRCFSFLSVAWGFISDVDIQSERFRALGSARFTLGTVLGLATLHTYRGRLSYLPATGEPASPTSTHGLPRAKSELTLAPDSAPPVAHSPLHRSVSDLPLPLPQPALASPGSPEPLPILSLNGGGPELAGDWGGAGDAPLSPDPLLSSPPGSPKAALLSPINKDPPEIPPSSGLPPPNPDAPITVSTWGPPDHLLPPLGTPLPPDWVTLEGDFVLLLAISPSHLGADLVAAPHARFDDGLVHLCWVRSGISRATLLRLFLAMERGSHFTLGCPQLGYAAARAFRLEPLTPRGVLTVDGEQVEYGPLQAQMHPGLGTLLTGPPGCPEREP from the exons atggccccGCCACCACCACCATTGTCTGCCAGCACTCCGCTCCTACATGGCGAGTTTGGCTCCTACCCAGCCCGTGGCCCACGCTTCGCCCTCACTCTCACATCCCAGGCCCTGCACATACAGCGGCTGCGTCCAAAACCTGAAGCTCGGCCCCGTGGTGGCCTGGTCCCACTGGCTGAGGTCTCAGGCTGCTGCACCCTGCGAAGCCGCAGCCCCTCAGACTCAGCAGCCTACTTCTGCATCTACACCTACCCTCGGGGCCGGCGTGGGGGCCGGCGCAGAGCCACCCGCACCTTTCAGGCAGACGGGGCAGCCACTTATGAAGAGAATCGAGCTGAGGCCCAGCGCTGGGCCATTGCCCTCACATGTCTGCTCCGAGGACTGCCGCTGCCTGGGGATGGGG AGATCACCCCTGAGCTTCTGCCGAGGCCACCTCGATTGCTCCTGCTGGTCAATCCTGCTGGGGGGCGGGGCCTGGCCTGGCAGTGGTGTAAGAACCACGTGCTGCCCATGATTTCTGAAGCTGGGCTATCTTTCAACCTCATACAGACAG AACGACAGAACCACGCCCGGGAGCTGGTCCAAGGACTGTGCCTGAGTGAGTGGGACGGCATCGTCACGGTCTCAGGAGATGGGCTGCTCTATGAG GTGCTGAACGGGCTCCTAGATCGCCCCGACTGGGAAGAGGCTGTGAAGATGCCTGTCGGTATTCTCCCTTGTGGCTCAGGCAATGCGCTGGCCGGAGCAGTGAACCAGCATGGGGG GTTTGAGCCAGCCCTGGGTCTCGACTTGCTGCTCAATTGCTCACTGCTGCTCTGCCGAGGTGGTGGCCACCCACTGGACCTGCTCTCCGTGACACTGGCCTCAGGCTCCCGCTGTTTCTCCTTCCTGTCTGTGGCCTGGGGCTTCATATCAGATGTGGATATCCAAAGCGAGCGCTTCAGGGCCCTGGGCAGTGCCCGTTTCACACTTGGCACAGTGCTGGGCCTTGCCACCCTGCACACTTACCGTGGACGCCTCTCCTATCTCCCTGCCACTGGGGAGCCTGCCTCACCCACCTCCACCCATGGCCTGCCCCGAGCCAAGTCAGAGCTGACCCTGGCCCCAGATTCAGCCCCACCTGTGGCCCACTCACCCCTGCATCGCTCAGTGTCtgacctgcccctgcccctgccccagcctgcccTAGCTTCCCCTGGCTCTCCTGAACCCCTGCCCATCCTGTCCCTCAATGGTGGGGGCCCAGAGCTGGCTGGGgactggggtggggctggggatgCTCCACTGTCCCCAGATCCACTGCTGTCCTCACCACCAGGTTCTCCCAAGGCAGCTCTACTCTCACCTATTAACAAAGATCCCCCAGAAATCCCCCCATCTTCTGGCCTCCCGCCTCCCAACCCTGACGCTCCAATAACAGTCTCTACCTGGGGCCCACCTGACCACTTGCTGCCTCCACTGGGCACTCCACTGCCCCCAGACTGGGTGACTCTGGAAGGAGACTTTGTGCTCCTGCTGGCCATATCACCCAGCCACCTGGGTGCAGACCTGGTAGCGGCGCCCCATGCGCGTTTTGACGATGGCCTGGTGCATCTGTGTTGGGTGCGAAGTGGCATCTCACGGGCCACATTACTGCGCCTTTTCCTGGCCATGGAGCGTGGTAGCCACTTCACCCTGGGCTGTCCGCAGCTGGGCTACGCTGCAGCCCGTGCCTTCCGACTCGAACCGCTCACTCCTCGCGGCGTGCTTACGGTGGACGGGGAGCAGGTGGAATATGGGCCGCTGCAGGCGCAGATGCATCCTGGCCTTGGTACTCTGCTCACTGGGCCTCCTGGTTGTCCTGAGAGGGAGCCCTGA
- the RPL18 gene encoding 60S ribosomal protein L18 isoform X2, producing MGVDIRHNKDRKVRRKEPKSQDIYLRLLVKLYRFLARRTNSTFNQVVLKRLFMSRTNRPPLSLSRMIRKMKLPGRENKTAVVVGTITDDVRVQEVPKLKVCALRVSSRARTRILKAGGKILTFDQLALDSPKGRGTVLLSGPRKGREVYRHFGKAPGTPHSHTKPYVRSKGRKFERARGRRASRGYKN from the exons ATG GGAGTCGATATTCGCCACAACAAGGACCGAAAGGTTCGTCGCAAGGAGCCCAAGAGCCAGGACATTTACCTAAGGCTGTTGGTCAAG cTGTACAGGTTTCTAGCCAGACGAACCAATTCTACCTTCAACCAGGTTGTGCTAAAGAGGTTGTTTATGAGTCGTACCAATCGGCCACCACTGTCTCTTTCCCGGATG atCCGGAAGATGAAACTTCCTGGCCGGGAAAACAAAACAGCTGTGGTTGTGGGGACCATAACAGATGATGTGCGGGTTCAGGAAGTGCCCAAACTGAAG GTGTGTGCTTTGCGCGTGAGCAGCCGGGCCCGCACCCGTATCCTCAAGGCTGGGGGCAAGATCCTCACCTTCGACCAGTTGGCCCTGGACTCCCCCAAAGGCCGTGGCACTGTCCTGCTTTCCG GTCCTCGCAAGGGCCGGGAGGTGTACCGGCATTTTGGCAAGGCCCCAGGAACCCCGCACAGTCATACCAA ACCCTATGTCCGTTCCAAGGGCCGGAAGTTCGAGCGTGCCAGAGGCCGACGGGCCAGCCGAGGCTACAAAAACTAA
- the RPL18 gene encoding 60S ribosomal protein L18 isoform X1 — MDGSFVVQGLPVMDLGLELGVDIRHNKDRKVRRKEPKSQDIYLRLLVKLYRFLARRTNSTFNQVVLKRLFMSRTNRPPLSLSRMIRKMKLPGRENKTAVVVGTITDDVRVQEVPKLKVCALRVSSRARTRILKAGGKILTFDQLALDSPKGRGTVLLSGPRKGREVYRHFGKAPGTPHSHTKPYVRSKGRKFERARGRRASRGYKN; from the exons ATGGATGGATCATTTGTGGTTCAAGGTCTCCCAGTGATGGACCTGGGATTAGAGCTG GGAGTCGATATTCGCCACAACAAGGACCGAAAGGTTCGTCGCAAGGAGCCCAAGAGCCAGGACATTTACCTAAGGCTGTTGGTCAAG cTGTACAGGTTTCTAGCCAGACGAACCAATTCTACCTTCAACCAGGTTGTGCTAAAGAGGTTGTTTATGAGTCGTACCAATCGGCCACCACTGTCTCTTTCCCGGATG atCCGGAAGATGAAACTTCCTGGCCGGGAAAACAAAACAGCTGTGGTTGTGGGGACCATAACAGATGATGTGCGGGTTCAGGAAGTGCCCAAACTGAAG GTGTGTGCTTTGCGCGTGAGCAGCCGGGCCCGCACCCGTATCCTCAAGGCTGGGGGCAAGATCCTCACCTTCGACCAGTTGGCCCTGGACTCCCCCAAAGGCCGTGGCACTGTCCTGCTTTCCG GTCCTCGCAAGGGCCGGGAGGTGTACCGGCATTTTGGCAAGGCCCCAGGAACCCCGCACAGTCATACCAA ACCCTATGTCCGTTCCAAGGGCCGGAAGTTCGAGCGTGCCAGAGGCCGACGGGCCAGCCGAGGCTACAAAAACTAA